A genome region from Setaria italica strain Yugu1 chromosome III, Setaria_italica_v2.0, whole genome shotgun sequence includes the following:
- the LOC106804205 gene encoding elongin BC and Polycomb repressive complex 2-associated protein-like, which translates to MAAYYNEVRKLEDKFNGLEINHVARRSNKAVDELEPGRVGDAPPTPDSGADPEEVGNAPPVPDSDADPGKVGDSPSGLDPEADPSNPEVMEIDANLAIEPNPPPDWRAPYLNYLIRETLPTNKTEACRIARRAKSFVIID; encoded by the exons atggcggcgTACTACAATgaagtccgcaagctcgaagacaagttcaaCGGACTAGAgatcaaccacgtcgcaaggcgttcCAACAAGGCAGTTGATGAACTG GAGCCAGGAAGGGTCGGCGATGCGCCACCCACCCCGGACTCGGGCGCCGACCCGGaagaggtcggcaacgcgccacctgtcccggactcggACGCCGACCCTGGAAAGGTCGGTGACTCTCCATCTGGCCTGGACCCGGAGGCCGACCCCTCCAACCCCGAAGTCATGGAGATCGACGCAAACCTGGCAATAGAGCCCAACCCcccgcctgactggagagccccgtacctcaactacctcatccgcgagacGCTCCCGacgaacaagacggaggcaTGCAGGATTGCACGTCGTGCCAAATCCTTTGTCATCATCGActag